CGCGTTGCCCTGCGGCCGCTCGGAGAGCGCGATGCTGGTGACCCCGTCGACGTCTTCGAAGGCCGCGGCCTTCTCGGGCGTGCGGTTGGTCGCGGTGATCCCGCCGTCGATGCGGATGCCGGAAGCGACGACGCCCCGGAGGATCGCGCCTCCCATGGAACCGGCACCGAGGAACGCGAGCGAGGGAAGCGATTCAGCCATGTCGTCATCCTACGGCGGGCGCTCCGGAATCCATCGGCGAGCAGTTCTAGACTCGTGCCATGAGTGCATCCGGAGGCAACAAGGCCATCGTCGCGGCGTTCCTGGCGAATCTGGGCATCGCGCTCGCGAAGTTCGTCGCCTGGGCGCTCTCCGGCTCCGCGTCGATGCTCGCCGAGGCGATCCACTCGGTCGCCGACTCCGGCAACCAGCTGCTCCTGATGCTGGGCGGACGCAAGGCCCGGCGCGAGGCCGACCGCTCCCACCCGTTCGGCTACGGGCGCGAACGCTACGTGTACGCCTTCGTCGTCTCGATCATCCTCTTCTCCGTCGGCGGCCTGTTCGCCATCTACGAGGGCGTCGACAAGCTCACCAACCCGCACGAGCTCGACAAGACGTGGTGGTGGCTGCCTCTCGTCGTCCTGGTCATCGCGATCGGCCTCGAGTCGTTCTCCCTGCGCACGGCCGTCAGGGAGAGCAATCTCGTGCGCGAGAAGGGGCAGTCGTGGGTCTCGTTCGTGCGCCGGTCGAAGGCGCCGGAGCTCCCGGTCGTGCTGCTCGAGGACGTCGGCGCGCTGACCGGTCTCACCTTCGCGCTCCTCGGCGTGGGTCTCACGCTGATCACCGGCAACCCGGTGTTCGATGCACTCGGAACGGTCATGATCGGCGTGCTGCTGGTGCTCATCGCGATCGTGCTCGGCGTCGAGACCAAGAGCCTGCTGGTCGGCGAGGGCGCGACGCAGGCCGACTACGACCGGATCGTCGACGCGATCAACGCGGGCGATGAGATCGAGAAGATCATCCACATGAAGACCCTCTACCTCGGTCCCGACGAGCTGATGGTGGCTGCCAAGATCGCGCTCAGCGCCGACAAACCGCTGCGCGAGGCCGCCGACGACATCGACGCGATCGAAGCCCGCATCCGCGAGGCCGTGCCGGTCGCACGAGTCGTCTACATCGAGCCGGATGTGTATCGACCGGCGATCGATCCGCAGCCCTCGACCGACGTCTTCGTGCTCAAGTCCTCGGACTGAGTCTCTCCGAAGGACGTGGAGCTCAGCGACGCTGCTCGAAGAAGTCGCGCAAGAGGGCCGTCGCGGCATCCGCTTCGATGCCGCCGATGACCTCCGCGCGGTACGGCAGGCGCCGGTCGCGGAGTACGTCGTACAGGGAGCCCGCCGCTCCCGCCTTGTCGTCCCACGCCCCGAAGACCACGCGGCCGATGCGCGCCTGCAGGATCGCCCCCGCGCACATGAGACAGGGCTCGAGCGTCACCACGAGCGTGTGACCCGCGAGATTCCAGGAGCCCGCGGATGCCGCGGCACGTCGCAGCGCGTCGATCTCGGCATGGCCGGTGGGGTCGTGCGTCTCCTCGCGGTTGTTGCGCCCCTCGGCGACGATGCGACCCTCGGCATCGAGGATCACCGCCCCCACCGGGATCTCCGACGCGGCCGCAGCCTCCGCCGCGAGCACGAGCGCGCGTCGCATCGCGAGATCGTCGGCTTCGGTCATGGGTCGAGCCTACGACAGCGGCCTCCGGCATCCGGCAGCATCGATGTCGTGCGGAGGGGCGCCGCGCATTAGCCTGTATCCATGCGTGTTCACGTCGCCGACCACCCCCTCATCACCCACAAGCTCTCGGTGCTGCGCGACCAGCGCACCCCGTCGCCGGTCTTCCGGCAGCTCACCGAAGAACTCGTGACGCTGCTCGCGTACGAGGCGACGCGCAACGTCAAGGTCAGCCCGATCGAGATCACGACACCGGTGACGACGACGATGGGCGTGAAGATCTCGGAGCCGCGTCCGATCGTGGTACCGATCCTGCGCGCCGGTCTCGGCATGCTGGAGGGCCTCGTGAAGCTCCTCCCGACCGCCGAGGTCGGCTTCCTGGGCATGGTCCGCGACGAGACGACCTTCGAGCCGACGACCTACGCCGAGCGTCTTCCCGACGACCTGAGCGACCGCCAGTGCTTCGCCATCGACCCGATGCTCGCCACGGGCGGCTCGCTCGCGGCGGCGATCCAGTTCCTGTTCAACCGCGGAGCCAAGGACGTCACCGCGATCTGCCTGCTCGGCACCCCGGAGGGCGTGGCCGCGATCGAGGCCATGGCCGGCGACCGCGATGTCACGCTCGTGCTCGGCGCCCTCGACGAGCGTCTCAACGAGAAGGGGTACATCGTGCCCGGACTCGGCGACGCCGGCGACCGGCTCTACGGCACCGTCTGATACCCCGGTCGCGGCGGCTCGCCGACCGATCTAGCCCGCCGACCGATCAGCTCGCCGACCAATCAGCTCACCGACCGATCCGCTCGCCGACCGATCTAGGCGAGATCCAGGCGATACGCCCGCTCATCGCCGTAGTGCTCGAAGCCGACCCGAGTGAGGATCGGCGCCGAGGTGGCGATCCGGCCCTTCACCAGCGCGGTCGTCGCGCCGAGCTCGACGCTCGCGCGCAGCCTTTCGGCGAGGACCGCGCGGTACACGCCTCGGCCGCGGAACTCCGCGAGAGTCGCCGCGCCCCAGAGCCGTGTGAAGCCGTCGACGATCGTGCATCCACCGGTGCCGACCGCCACGCCGTCGAGGCGTCCGAGCACGCGCAGACCCTCCCCTGCCTCGCGCTCGGCGGTGAGCTCGGCCAGCTCGACGCGGAGGCCCTCGTCGTCGAGAGGCTCCTGCTCCCAGACCGGCACGTTGATCGCATCGACCTCGCGCACCTGATCGAGAGTGCGGACGACCTCTCCCGATGCCTCCGGGGGAACGTCGCCGGCGAGATCGTCGATCGCGGGCGCATCGATGGCGCGCGCGAGCACCGCGACCGTATCGATGTGCTCCGCACCGCGTCGTCGCAGCTCCGCTTCGAGGTCGGGATCGTCCGAGGGGTTGGTCCAGAACGTCAGCCGAGACTCGCCCCAGCTCCTCGCGCGCTCGACGGCGTGATCGAGCACCGCCGCGGCCTCCGAGGTCGAGTGCACCTGCGAGCCACGCACTCCGCCACCGAGTCTGGCGGGATAGCGCACGAGGCGGAGGTGGACGTTCTCCTGCTCGCCGTCTCGCGGGAACCACGACCACGCTGCCGCGGCCCGAAGGATGTCGCCTTCGGTATGGGTCGGCGCGGTCACGACGCGGCTCCGACCAGACGCGCGAACGCGCTGAGCCGGGCGACGCCCTCCGGCGTGTAGGGCAGGTCGTCGAGCAGTGCCGGGGAGTGGATCAGGTAGGCGACGGCCTGGGCCCGGGAGATCGCGACATTGAGCCGATTCTGCAGCAGCAGGAACTCCGGTCCCCGAGGAGCATCCCGCCCGCTCGACGCCGCCAGAGAGGTGATCGACACGACCGCCTCCTTGCCCTGGAAGTTGTCGACCGTGCCGACGGGGACATCGGGGAGTCCGGCATCCGCGAGCGCGTCGAGGACGAGCTGGCGCTGCGCGTTGTAGGGCGTGACCACGATGATGTCGGACGGCTCGAGGGGCCGGATCGAGGCATCTGAGTCGTTGTCGGTGAAGGTGCGGCCGACGAGGTCTCGCACGAGGCGCACCACCTCGGCGGCCTCCTCGGGCGACTGGGTCGCGTTGCCGCGATGCCGGAGACGAATCACGTGGAGCCCCGGCTCGATGCCGTCGATCGAGCGGCGTTCCGTTCCCGGTGCAGAGGCGAGCTGGCCCGCGTACGCGAGCTTCGAGACAGGAGCCGCCACGAGCGGATGCATCCGCCACGACCGCGCCAGGAAGTAGCCGAACTCCGGACGCACGACCGGGTCGCCGTCCATCACCCAGCCGAGGGCCGACGTGTCGACGGGCTCGGGGTGAGCGCCCTGGCTGACCTGCGGGAGCTGCTGCGGGTCGCCGAGAAGGAGCAGCCTCTGGGCGCCCGCCGCGACCGCGATCGTCGACGCGAGCGAGAACTGCCCCGCCTCGTCGATCACGAGCAGGTCGAGCCCGCCCCGATCGACGCGCTGGGTGTTGCTGAAGTCCCAGGCGGTTCCGCCGACGACGGCGCCCTCGTCGGCGTGCTCTGCGAGGAATGCCGCCATGCCGTTCTTCGGTATCGCGGTGTACGAGGTCTCGGCCTCGCTGTCCTTCGGCGCCTTGGCGACCTGAGCCGGCGCCACGCCGTCGGAGACCACCCGCTCCAGCAGCGTCTCGATGATGGCGTGCGACTGCGCGACGACGCCGATCTTGAAGCCGTGCTCGTTCACCAGCCGCGCGATCACCCGCGACCCGGTATACGTCTTGCCGGTTCCGGGAGGGCCCTGGACCGCGAGATAGCTGCGGTCGAGATCGAGGACGCCGCGCACGATCGCGTCGATCACATCGTCTTCGGCAGGGGGAATCGGCGCACCCGATGCCGTGCGCGGCGGAAGGCGCCGCAGGATGTCGGTGGCAGGGTCGGCCGGGAAGTCCGGCGCCGCAGCGTGCACGGCATCGGCCCACTCGTCGATCGCACCCTGCAGCGACACCACCCGCGGCGGCGCGGCAGGCGTGAGTGCGAGCGGGAGCTCGTCCCATGTCTGCCCCTGCACGGCCGACTCGGTCACCAGATAGCCGTCGTCGAGCACCTCGGACACGGTGACCGTATGCGGGACATGCACCGCCCGGGACGGCACCTCGGTGTCGAACGGCGCCGGCACCTCGTACAGCGCGAACGGCTGCGCACCGACGCCCAGCGTCGTTCCCGGTGAGACCTCGCCGCGGATCTCGATGTCGCGCGACATCGCGCGGCGTCCCTCGCCGATGCTCCAGTCCCGGCGGACCGACGAGGACGGCCGATCGACCCGCACCACGTCGCGCGTGCCGTCCCACATGGTCACGGGTTCGCGCAGACGCTGGAAGTGCGAGACCCAGAAGCTCTTGGCCTCGCGAGGGAAGTAGTCGATCGCGGCTGCCGCGATGCGGTGCACGAGCCCGTCACCGCCGGCGTCGACCGCGCGTTCCGCATCCGCGAGAAGAGCGACGGAGCGCGGGGAGGGCTCGTAGATCACCTCGTCGATCTCGTCCGGTGGCGCCGGGGTCACGCCCTCCTTCCGAGCGATGTCGATCAGCCAATTGCGCAGCCGACGCGTGGAGACGCAGTCATAGCGGTTGTAGTCCGCGAGGTCGGCGAGCACGGCATCCGCTTCGCCCCGCTCCCCCGCGGCGGCGAGCTCTCGTGCCGCGACGTACTGCACGATCGAGTCGTCGCCCTTCTGCACATCACTCGTGCGCACGTCGTCGCCCATGTAGAGCGGCTCGAGCTTCTTGATCGAGTACGAGCGGGAGCCGACCCTGACGGTGCGCAGCACGAGCGGATACAGATCCACGAACACGCCCTCGCGCAGCAGCCGATCGACCTCGCCCTCACGCACTCCGTGCCGTGCCGCCATCGCCACGAGGTGCGAGGTCTCGTAGGGCGCGTAGTGATAGATGTGCATGGCGGGGTGCGCGACCCGTCGCACCTTCACGAAATCGAGGAATGCTTCGAGGGCGCGACGCTCGTCGGCGAAGGTGTGCGCCCACAGCGCGGAGTACTGGTCGGCGTTGTCGACCCAGCCGAACAGGTAGTCGATGCCCCAGTGCGCCTCGCCGTCGGGGGCCGGTTCCGTGTAGAGCGGATCGCCTTCGAAGTCGAAGAAGATGTCGCCGTGGCTCGGAAGAGGAAGGGTGTGGATCGCCGGCGCGTAGTGCACGTCGTAGGTCGGCGTGCCGTCGGCATCGGCTCGGATCTGCAGACGCGCCTGCGCGCGGAGGTTCTCGAAGGAATCGACGTTCATGCCGACAGGAGCGTCGGATGCCGTCGCGAGGGCGTCGATCGTGTCGATGCCGGAGGCCCGCAGACGTGCCCGCTGCACCGGACGCATGCGCGCGACCATCAGGAGGTCACGGTGCGCGAGGACCTGCTCCTCGCAGGTCGCGCACCGACCGCACGCCACGATCTGCAGGTCGTCACGGTCGTCGCCCCAGGCCAGCGGGGTGCCGGTCGCTCCGTCGCCGATGCGACGATCGGCGATCAGCGCTCGCAGTCGCGCTCGGCGCACCTGGAACAGCGGGAGGAGATCGTCGACGCGGTGCGTGCTGAGGGTGCTGTCGCCGAGGATCAGGTCGACCTCGTCGGATCGTGGGATGCCGAGACGATCGAGCTGGTCGACGTATGCCGCCAGCTGCATGAGCGCGGTCACGCGCGCCTTGCGCGCCAGCTTCGAGTCCTGCACGCGCCAGCGGCCGTCGTCGTCCCTGCGGAGGAAGTCGGCGAATCCGACGAACTCCTCGGTCGCGAACGCTGCCTGGAAGACGACCAGCGCGTCGGACTGCAGCGCAGCGACCGTCTCCTCCGTCGCAGCGCGAAGGGCCTCGGCGTCGACGGACGAGACCTTCTCGATCTGGTGGACCCTGTCGTCGCCGAGTTCGTCGACGTACCGCGCCAGCACATTCTGCTCATGCACGTCGCCGAGCAGCGCGGCGCGCTTCAGAGTGGCGTCTTCAGGCTCCTCGACGGCCGGGACGCGGCCGAGCTTCGCGTCGATCGCACGGCACCAGGCGAACTCGCATTCCGCGGCCGCCTTGAGATCGCTGGCGCTCCAGATGACGCGCTGCGCCGCAGTGTCGATCCGCACGATGCTCCCGTTCTGTCGGATGCTTCGACACTATCCGCGGCATCCGACACGGGACGAACGGCGCGCACCTCCGGTCAGCGCCACCAGTCGTCGTCAGGGGTCACCGGGAGGTGGCGCTTGTGCTGCGTCGCGAGGTACTTCGCCTCGATGCGTCCGGCCGCCTCGGGGTCGACGGGTCGCCCTTCGAGGAAGTCGTCGATCTGCTCGTACGTGAGGCCGAGCTCGTCCTCGTCCGCGCGACCCGGCTGGCCGTCGAGGAGGTCGGCCGTCGGCACCTTGAACGCGAGCCGGTCGGGAGCGCCGAGGAACTGCAGCAGCGAGCGGCCCTGCCGCTTCGTGAGCCCCGAGAGCGGCAGGATGTCGGCCGCTCCGTCGCCGAACTTCGTGTAGAAGCCCGTCACGGCCTCGGCCGCGTGGTCCGTGCCGATCACGAGCAGGCCGTCGTGGCCGGCGAGCGCGTACTGCGTGACCATGCGCACGCGCGCCTTGATGTTGCCGCGGTTGAAGTCGCTGATGTCGCTGGTGACGGCGAACTCGATGTCCTCTTCGACCCCGTCCACCCCGTTCTGGATGTTCACCTCGACGGAGGCGTCCGGCGCGATGTACTCGAGTGCCGCCTCGGCATCCGCCGCATCCTTCTGCACCCGGTACGGCAGACGCACGGCGAGGAACTTCGCCTCGCCGCCCTCGGCGCGCACGCGTTCGACGGCGAGCTGCGCCAGGCGCCCCGCGAGGGTCGAGTCCTGCCCGCCGGAGATACCGAGGACGAAGCCCCGTGCTCCTGTCGTGCGGAGATAGTCGACGAGGAATCCGACTCGACGCTCCACCTCGGCTTCGGGATCGATCTCGGGCTGGACACCGAGGGCTTCGGAGATCTGCTGCTGCAACGACACGGGGGC
This genomic interval from Microbacterium sp. LWH11-1.2 contains the following:
- a CDS encoding cation diffusion facilitator family transporter, with protein sequence MSASGGNKAIVAAFLANLGIALAKFVAWALSGSASMLAEAIHSVADSGNQLLLMLGGRKARREADRSHPFGYGRERYVYAFVVSIILFSVGGLFAIYEGVDKLTNPHELDKTWWWLPLVVLVIAIGLESFSLRTAVRESNLVREKGQSWVSFVRRSKAPELPVVLLEDVGALTGLTFALLGVGLTLITGNPVFDALGTVMIGVLLVLIAIVLGVETKSLLVGEGATQADYDRIVDAINAGDEIEKIIHMKTLYLGPDELMVAAKIALSADKPLREAADDIDAIEARIREAVPVARVVYIEPDVYRPAIDPQPSTDVFVLKSSD
- the tadA gene encoding tRNA adenosine(34) deaminase TadA, whose product is MTEADDLAMRRALVLAAEAAAASEIPVGAVILDAEGRIVAEGRNNREETHDPTGHAEIDALRRAAASAGSWNLAGHTLVVTLEPCLMCAGAILQARIGRVVFGAWDDKAGAAGSLYDVLRDRRLPYRAEVIGGIEADAATALLRDFFEQRR
- the upp gene encoding uracil phosphoribosyltransferase — encoded protein: MRVHVADHPLITHKLSVLRDQRTPSPVFRQLTEELVTLLAYEATRNVKVSPIEITTPVTTTMGVKISEPRPIVVPILRAGLGMLEGLVKLLPTAEVGFLGMVRDETTFEPTTYAERLPDDLSDRQCFAIDPMLATGGSLAAAIQFLFNRGAKDVTAICLLGTPEGVAAIEAMAGDRDVTLVLGALDERLNEKGYIVPGLGDAGDRLYGTV
- a CDS encoding GNAT family N-acetyltransferase, yielding MTAPTHTEGDILRAAAAWSWFPRDGEQENVHLRLVRYPARLGGGVRGSQVHSTSEAAAVLDHAVERARSWGESRLTFWTNPSDDPDLEAELRRRGAEHIDTVAVLARAIDAPAIDDLAGDVPPEASGEVVRTLDQVREVDAINVPVWEQEPLDDEGLRVELAELTAEREAGEGLRVLGRLDGVAVGTGGCTIVDGFTRLWGAATLAEFRGRGVYRAVLAERLRASVELGATTALVKGRIATSAPILTRVGFEHYGDERAYRLDLA
- a CDS encoding TM0106 family RecB-like putative nuclease, translated to MRIDTAAQRVIWSASDLKAAAECEFAWCRAIDAKLGRVPAVEEPEDATLKRAALLGDVHEQNVLARYVDELGDDRVHQIEKVSSVDAEALRAATEETVAALQSDALVVFQAAFATEEFVGFADFLRRDDDGRWRVQDSKLARKARVTALMQLAAYVDQLDRLGIPRSDEVDLILGDSTLSTHRVDDLLPLFQVRRARLRALIADRRIGDGATGTPLAWGDDRDDLQIVACGRCATCEEQVLAHRDLLMVARMRPVQRARLRASGIDTIDALATASDAPVGMNVDSFENLRAQARLQIRADADGTPTYDVHYAPAIHTLPLPSHGDIFFDFEGDPLYTEPAPDGEAHWGIDYLFGWVDNADQYSALWAHTFADERRALEAFLDFVKVRRVAHPAMHIYHYAPYETSHLVAMAARHGVREGEVDRLLREGVFVDLYPLVLRTVRVGSRSYSIKKLEPLYMGDDVRTSDVQKGDDSIVQYVAARELAAAGERGEADAVLADLADYNRYDCVSTRRLRNWLIDIARKEGVTPAPPDEIDEVIYEPSPRSVALLADAERAVDAGGDGLVHRIAAAAIDYFPREAKSFWVSHFQRLREPVTMWDGTRDVVRVDRPSSSVRRDWSIGEGRRAMSRDIEIRGEVSPGTTLGVGAQPFALYEVPAPFDTEVPSRAVHVPHTVTVSEVLDDGYLVTESAVQGQTWDELPLALTPAAPPRVVSLQGAIDEWADAVHAAAPDFPADPATDILRRLPPRTASGAPIPPAEDDVIDAIVRGVLDLDRSYLAVQGPPGTGKTYTGSRVIARLVNEHGFKIGVVAQSHAIIETLLERVVSDGVAPAQVAKAPKDSEAETSYTAIPKNGMAAFLAEHADEGAVVGGTAWDFSNTQRVDRGGLDLLVIDEAGQFSLASTIAVAAGAQRLLLLGDPQQLPQVSQGAHPEPVDTSALGWVMDGDPVVRPEFGYFLARSWRMHPLVAAPVSKLAYAGQLASAPGTERRSIDGIEPGLHVIRLRHRGNATQSPEEAAEVVRLVRDLVGRTFTDNDSDASIRPLEPSDIIVVTPYNAQRQLVLDALADAGLPDVPVGTVDNFQGKEAVVSITSLAASSGRDAPRGPEFLLLQNRLNVAISRAQAVAYLIHSPALLDDLPYTPEGVARLSAFARLVGAAS
- the nadE gene encoding ammonia-dependent NAD(+) synthetase: MSLQQQISEALGVQPEIDPEAEVERRVGFLVDYLRTTGARGFVLGISGGQDSTLAGRLAQLAVERVRAEGGEAKFLAVRLPYRVQKDAADAEAALEYIAPDASVEVNIQNGVDGVEEDIEFAVTSDISDFNRGNIKARVRMVTQYALAGHDGLLVIGTDHAAEAVTGFYTKFGDGAADILPLSGLTKRQGRSLLQFLGAPDRLAFKVPTADLLDGQPGRADEDELGLTYEQIDDFLEGRPVDPEAAGRIEAKYLATQHKRHLPVTPDDDWWR